The genomic window CGCGGGATTTTATTTGTTTCTTATGGTATTTTCTACGCCTTAGCTCGATTTTCTTGCGAATATTTCAGGGAGGCAGATTCACAAATGGGATATTACGCATTTGGCTTATCAATGGGGCAGATTCTAAGTTTTGTAATGCTTATTGTAAGTATAGTGTTTTTTGTTGTGATTATGAAAAAGCCTTTAGAAGCTAGCCTCCATTCTGGTTTGGAATCTCGCAAAACAAAGGCACAAAACAAGCAAAGGAATAGTAAATGAGTCTAAAAAAAGCGTATATGTTTTTGGTCTTTGCCATTCTTACTGAAGTTTTAGCAGTAAATTTAATGAAAGCAAGCGAGGGTGATTATTGGGGGCTTATATGTATGTATGTCTTGCTTGTGCTTTCTTATTATTTTATGGCACTTTCACTTAAGAGAATCTCCGTGGGTGTGGCGTATGCGATATGGGAAGTGCTGGGTGCTTTATGCGTGGTGTGTATTAGTGTGTTTTATTTTGGTGAGGAGCTGTCTTTGGGGCAAAAAATCGGTATCGTGTGTGCCATTAGTGGTATTGCCTTGATAAATTATGCGGAAATTAAACGCAAATGAGGAGAGCAAAATGAGTTTAGCACTAGCATATGTTGTGCTATCAGCAATATTAGATGTGATTGCAAATTTATTTCTCAAAAGGTCTAATGTTTTCACACATAGGGGTTATACAATAGGCTGTATTCTTATGGTGTGGGCAGCTTTTAGTGTGTTGGTTTTGGCACTTGAAGATATGCCTTTGTCTGTGGCGTATTCTACTTGGGGAGCGGTAGGCATTATTGGCACGATACTTGGAGGCTATATATTCTTTAAAGAAAAGCTTGATACTTTGGGGTATATAGGTGTTGTTATGGTAGTATGCGGAGTGATTTTGTTGCATTGGGAATAGAATCTTCAAAGGAGAGAAAATGCTAGAGAAAAAGTTGAGCCTAAATGCCCTAAAGGCTAAGAAAAATATAGAGAAAATTAGCGCAATTACCGCATATGACGCGCTTATGGCACATATATTTGATGGTGAGGTTGATGTGATTTTAGTAGGAGATAGCCTCAATATGAGCTTTGGTGGGCAAAATGATACGCTAAGCCTTAGTGTGGACGAAATGCTTTATCATACAAAGGCAGTTTGTAGGGGGGTTACGCGTTCATTTCTTATTGCAGATATGCCTTTTGGAAGCTACACTACAACAAAAGAAGCACTTAAAAATGCGCGTAGATTCTATAAAAATACAACAGCAGATTCTCTAAAACTTGAAGTGGGAATGGATAAACTCCCTTTGATTAAGGCATTATGTGATGAGGGCTTTGCGATAATGGCGCATATTGGTTTAAAACCTCAATTTATGCGTTTTGATGGAGGATTTAAAGTAAAAGGTAAAGATAAGGCGCAATCCCAACAACTTATAGAAACCGCTATTGCTATGCAGGAAGCCGGAGTATTTGGAATCTTAGTAGAGGGTGTGAGTAAAGAATGCGGAAGTGCTATCACAAAAGCCCTATCTGTGCCGACTATTGGTATTGGTGCGGGGGTGGATTGTGATGGGCAGATTCTTGTATGGAGTGATGCCTTTGGATTTTTTGATGAATTTAAGCCAAAATTCGTGCGCCGCTATTGTGATGGCAAGAGTATTCTTAAAGATGCTATTAGAGCGTATGCTAAAGATGTAAAATCTCAAGCATTTCCAAGTGAACAAGAGAGTTATTAATGAAAAAAATCTCACTTCAAAAAGCACAGATTCAAAGCACGGAGATTAATCGCGTGGTTGAGGTGGAAAAAATGAGTTTTGATACCACTCAAGAATCTTCTTTGCGTCCAAATGTGTGGGAAGAATATATCGGGCAAGAAAAAATTAAGAAAAATCTCAAAATTGCCATCGAAGCAAGCAAGAAGAGAGGGGAGTGCCTAGATCATATCCTTTTTTTTGGACCTCCCGGACTTGGTAAGACAACTTTAAGCCATATCATTGCTCATCAAATGGGGAGCAATATCAAGGTAAGTGCAGCACCTATGATTGAAAAAGCAGGAGATTTGGCAGCAATTTTGACAAATTTAAGTAAGGGAGATATTTTATTTATCGATGAGATTCATAGGCTTAGCCCTGCGATTGAGGAGATTCTCTATCCTGCAATGGAGGATTTTCGCCTTGATATTATTATTGGTTCTGGTCCTGCCGCACAAACTATTAAGCTTGATATTGCGCCTTTTACATTGATTGGAGCAACTACTCGAGCAGGTATGCTTTCAAATCCATTGCGTGATAGATTTGGTATGAATTTTAGACTGCAGTTTTATGAAAATGATGAATTAGCACAAATTGTCTGTATTGCGGCAAAAAAAATGAATAAAACGCTCTTGGAAAGTGGAGCAGATGAAATTGCACGCCGCTCAAGAGGCACTCCACGCATTGCTTTGCGCTTGTTGCGTAGGGTGAGGGATTTTGCTGATGTGGGGATATATGCTAAAGAGAGCGAAATAAGCCTTGAATGTGTGCGTTATGCGCTGAATGAGCTAGGTGTGAATGAGCTAGGCTTTGATGAGCTTGATTTGCGCTATTTGCAGATTCTCGCGCAGGCACAGGGCAAGCCAATAGGACTAAATACCATTGCGGCGGCGATGAGTGAAGATGAGGCAACCATTGAAGATGTGATAGAGCCTTATTTGCTTGTAAATGCTTATTTAGAGCGCACAGCAAAGGGGCGTGTGGCAACTGCTAAAACCTATGAATTATTACAGATTCCAAATGTGATGCAAAAAACACTTTTTTAATATATTATTTTTAGATAGTTTTGCGCTAGAATAGCACTCTTTTATTTTTTGAATTTTAAGGAGAATAGTATGTTAAAGTTTTATGTAGCTATATGCTTGTTGTGTGTAGGTTTGTGGGCGAGTGAGGCTTCAGGTGTCCATTGGGGTTATGATGGGGAGAATGGTCCTAAAAATTGGGGAGACTTGGATAAACAATTTGTGTTGTGCAAGACAGGTAAGGCACAAACACCAGTTGATATTATTCCATCTCAAACAAAAAAGACAAAACAAAACATTGTTTTTGCTTATGATGAAAAGACACAAAATATTACTAATAATGGACATTCTGTGCAGATTGATTTAAAAGATAGCACTTCGTCTTTGCGATTTCATAATACAACCTACGAACTTATGCAATTTCATTTCCACACACCTTCCGAAAATCATATCAATGGTGTAACTTATCCGCTTGAAGTGCATTTTGTGCATAAAAATGCCAAGGGTGAATTACTTGTTGTTGGCGTTCTTTATAAGGAAGGAGCAGAGAATAAGGTATTTGATAAAATCATTAAGAACTTGCCTAAAGATGTTAATAATTCTAAGAAATTCCAAAACTTTGACTTTTTGTCTTTATTGCCAGAAAACAAGGGATATTATGAGTTTATTGGAAGTTTGACAACGCCACCTTGTAGTGAAAATGTGCAATGGGTAGTGATGAAAACTCAACCTGAAGTTTCTTCAAAACAAATTAAATCTTTAGAATCTGTATTGCACCATAATGCAAGAGATATTCAACCACTCAATAAAAGAGTAGTAAAATCCACAGAAGAGTAAAAGGTATTTGAATCTAAAAGAATAATTTAGATTCAAATACTCTAAGACTTTAGACTATAAAGTGCTTTAAAGTCTTAGCGATTTTTAATCATCTCTGCAATAAGAAATGCCATTTCAATGGCTTGTGTAGCGTTGAGGCGTGGGTCGCATTGCGTGTTATAATTGCATACCAAGCCTTCCTCCGTAATTGCTTGTGAGCCTCCTACACATTCTGTAACATCTGCCCCTGTCATTTCTAAATGAACCCCTCCAGCATAACTTCCGCACGCTTTGTGAATCTCAAAAAAGCTTTTGACTTCACTTAACACACTATCAAATACACGCGTTTTGTAGCCATTATTTGCCTTGATTGTGTTGCCGTGCATTGGGTCGCAACTCCACACAATCTCACGTCCCTCTTGGTTGATAGATTCTAAAAGTTTGGGGAAATTTTGCTTAATCTTATCCGCACCCATACGCACAATAAGATTAAGCCTACCACTTATGTTATTAGGATTGAGTGCATCGCAAATCCCCATAATATCTGCTTTTGTGGCATTTGGTCCAATTTTTACACCCACAGGATTTTTTACACCACGCAAAAATTCAATATGCGCTTCGTCAAGCCCTCTTGTGCGCTCTCCAATCCACAGCATATGAGCCGAGCAGTCATACCAATCGCCCGTGAGTGAATCTTCCCTGCACAGAGGCTCTTCATAGTGCAATACAAGGGCTTCGTGCGAGGTGTAAAACTCTGTCTCTTTTAGACTAGGGTGCTCTGGGCTAATGCCACAGGCTTCCATAAAATTAAGTGCCTGTGTGATGCGTGACGCAAGTTCCTCATATTTGCGCCCAAAGTCATTGTTTTTCACAAAACTTAGATTCCATTTATGTACTTGATTTAAATCTGCAAAACCACCTTGAGCAAAGGCGCGCAAAAGATTAAGTGTGGCAGCACTTTGATGATAAGCTTGAAGCATTCGCTCGGGATTATGTTCTCGAGCCTCTGGCGTAAATTCCATACCATTAATCATATCTCCGCGATAGCTTGGAAGCTCACATTGTTCATTAGATTCCATATCACTTGACCTAGGTTTAGCAAACTGCCCTGCAATGCGTCCTACCTTGACTATCGGGCAAGACGCGCCAAAGGTAAGAATCGCACCCATTTGGATAATCACTTTAAATAAATCACGAATGTTAATTGCATTAAATTGAGAAAAACTTTCAGCGCAATCCCCGCCTTGGAGCAAAAAAGCTTCCCCTTTGCATACTTGAGCTAAACGCTCTTGCAAAGCCCTTGATTCACCTGCAAAAACAAGCGGTGGGTAAGATTTAAGCTGTGCTTCCACAGATTCTAAAAGTGCTTTATCCTTATAAGTTGGGTGCTGCTTGATAGGTTTATCTCGCCAACTTTGTGTAGACCATTGCATACTACTCCTTTGGTTACAACATAAAAATGAGAAAATTATTCTACCACCTTTATGAATACAATTATGTTAAATGCCCTATTTTTTGCCTTTATTTGTATTTTTATAGACATTTAATGCTGCTGGAGCTTGAGTAGTAGGCATTATTTCAAGCGTATTGATATTGATATGTTGAGGTAGTGAGGCAACCCATAGCACACTTTGGGCAATATCTTCAGGCATAAGTGGAGTTGTATCTTCATATACACTTTTTGCCTTAGCCTCATCACCTTTAAAACGCACTTGTGAAAATTCACTTCCACCGCATAGCCCGGGTTCAATATTGGTTACGCGAATGTTTTTATCATACAAATCTGCCCTTAAATTAAGGCTAAATTGCCTCACAAAAGCCTTGCTCGCGCCATATACATTGCCACCCGGATAAGGATAGTTTCCTGCGATTGAGCCAATATTGATAATATGTCCATAACCTTGCGCTACCATTTGAGGTAGAATCAAATGCGTAAGCTTAATAAGAGCTAGGATATTCACCTCTACCATTTCTTTCCAATCGCATATATCTGCTTTGTCTGCGCTACTTAATCCCAAAGCTTTTCCGGCATTATTCACAAGCACATCAATATTTTGAAATGGCGTTGGGAGATTTTGAAGTGCAGATTGTATATATTGTGTATCACTCACATCACATATTATGCTTTGGCAAGATTCTCCTAGGGTTTTTTGTAGATTCTTAATTTTATCTTGTCTCCTTGCCAAGATAATCACTCTATGGGAATGCGCCACAAAAAGCCTTGCAATCGCCTCGCCTATGCCCGAAGATGCACCAGTGATGAATGCAGTCATTTTTACTCCTTTGTTTGTATTATTTTATGCGCCTAAATATACCATTTTCTTTATCAAATGTGATTTGCCCCTCACGCACGAGCTCGTTTATGAATCTTTTAAAAAGCTTTTTGCTGATGTGGAATGTTGCAAAAATATCCTCTGGTGAGCTAGAAAAATCCAAGTGTAAGGGCATAGATTTTAAAATAAGTGATTTTATATCATCGCTGTGCGGGACAAAAAGTGTAAGGTTTAGTTTATTGTCATCGCGGTAACCCTGCGTGTAGGCATCGATATATGTGCCAATCTCCACTTTTGTGTTTTGAGGAATGGCATCTGTAAAAAGTAACCCATAGTATTTTGGGGGTGTTTGTTCGGGTAGATTCTGTAATTGTGCGCTATGCTGTGAATATTGTCTTTGAGTTGGGTTTTTGTCATTTTGTATAGAATCTACAAGTTCCACAACACAGCCAAAGCCAAGCGGTGTGCGCTCAAATACAAAGGCTTTTACTTGTGTGTGTGGCGGGATATGTGAAATTTTGTGCAAAAATGATTTGACATTTTTTGCGATGAGGCGCGATTGTTTATCGAGTGTGAGAATCACAGCGACTTCTTGATGTAGTGCGAAATGTGAGGGATTCTTAGTGGGCATAAAAATATCTTTATCGATACCAATATCCAAAAAACAACCAAACGCGTTATGTCCTACGACTTTGAGTATAGCAATATCATCGCGTTGTGCCTTTGGGTGCTGGGTGGTAGCAATAGGGCGGTCATCTGAATCTGTATAAACAAAGACTTTGAGCACATCGCCAATTATACTTTGCGATGGGAGAAATTTATTTGGCAAGAGCACTTGTGTTACAGAATCTTCATTTGTTTTTGCGTGAGATATATACTCTTTGTCAATCTGTGATTGTGCTTTGTTTTGAATAATCTCTTGTATGTGGGGTTGCGAGGGTGTGAGATATGCGCCGTGCGGACTTAGGCGCGAAATACAAAGATTCTGAATCCGCCCCATAATAATTGTATTTGGGGCATTGCTTGTTTTATTTTTAGCTTGATACATACTCGTATGCTTACTTCTTTGTTGGCGGGGCAAGGGCTTGGAGTGATTGGAGGATTTGCTCGTGGGTGGCAAGCATTTGTTCGGCGATTGCCTTTATTTCCTCGATTTGTGTGTATTGCAAAATTGCCTTTGATATGCTGACAATATGTTGCTGGTATGGGGTGAGCATAAGGACAAAATTTGTGCTGATATTTCTACCGAGGTCTAGCCCATCAAGTGTTTCAATTAAAGTTGTCTTATTGTTTATGTTTTGGTTATTAAAAAGCGTTGCTTCTTTTGGGCTATATAGTCTTTTTTGCTCCGCAATTTGTGGCAAAAGTGATGTGAGAGTGGCAATTTCATTTTTGTAGCTCTTGGTAATATTTTGTGCAATATCAAGCGTTTTTTTGTGCGTGGAGTGTTTGATAAAAAATGTAGAGGTATCTGCCGCACCTTGGAGATACACCATTAGGGTGCGGAGATAGTTTAAGTCGAGATTGTCCCCGCTGTTGAAGTTATCATCTTCTATGGATTGGAGGAGAATCTCACGCATTTGTGTGCTGTCTGGATTCTGCACGGGCATTACATTATGCGCAAAGAGCGTGCAA from Helicobacter typhlonius includes these protein-coding regions:
- a CDS encoding DMT family transporter — protein: MSLKKAYMFLVFAILTEVLAVNLMKASEGDYWGLICMYVLLVLSYYFMALSLKRISVGVAYAIWEVLGALCVVCISVFYFGEELSLGQKIGIVCAISGIALINYAEIKRK
- a CDS encoding SMR family transporter encodes the protein MSLALAYVVLSAILDVIANLFLKRSNVFTHRGYTIGCILMVWAAFSVLVLALEDMPLSVAYSTWGAVGIIGTILGGYIFFKEKLDTLGYIGVVMVVCGVILLHWE
- the panB gene encoding 3-methyl-2-oxobutanoate hydroxymethyltransferase, translated to MLEKKLSLNALKAKKNIEKISAITAYDALMAHIFDGEVDVILVGDSLNMSFGGQNDTLSLSVDEMLYHTKAVCRGVTRSFLIADMPFGSYTTTKEALKNARRFYKNTTADSLKLEVGMDKLPLIKALCDEGFAIMAHIGLKPQFMRFDGGFKVKGKDKAQSQQLIETAIAMQEAGVFGILVEGVSKECGSAITKALSVPTIGIGAGVDCDGQILVWSDAFGFFDEFKPKFVRRYCDGKSILKDAIRAYAKDVKSQAFPSEQESY
- the ruvB gene encoding Holliday junction branch migration DNA helicase RuvB, whose translation is MKKISLQKAQIQSTEINRVVEVEKMSFDTTQESSLRPNVWEEYIGQEKIKKNLKIAIEASKKRGECLDHILFFGPPGLGKTTLSHIIAHQMGSNIKVSAAPMIEKAGDLAAILTNLSKGDILFIDEIHRLSPAIEEILYPAMEDFRLDIIIGSGPAAQTIKLDIAPFTLIGATTRAGMLSNPLRDRFGMNFRLQFYENDELAQIVCIAAKKMNKTLLESGADEIARRSRGTPRIALRLLRRVRDFADVGIYAKESEISLECVRYALNELGVNELGFDELDLRYLQILAQAQGKPIGLNTIAAAMSEDEATIEDVIEPYLLVNAYLERTAKGRVATAKTYELLQIPNVMQKTLF
- a CDS encoding carbonic anhydrase translates to MLKFYVAICLLCVGLWASEASGVHWGYDGENGPKNWGDLDKQFVLCKTGKAQTPVDIIPSQTKKTKQNIVFAYDEKTQNITNNGHSVQIDLKDSTSSLRFHNTTYELMQFHFHTPSENHINGVTYPLEVHFVHKNAKGELLVVGVLYKEGAENKVFDKIIKNLPKDVNNSKKFQNFDFLSLLPENKGYYEFIGSLTTPPCSENVQWVVMKTQPEVSSKQIKSLESVLHHNARDIQPLNKRVVKSTEE
- a CDS encoding class II 3-deoxy-7-phosphoheptulonate synthase, whose protein sequence is MQWSTQSWRDKPIKQHPTYKDKALLESVEAQLKSYPPLVFAGESRALQERLAQVCKGEAFLLQGGDCAESFSQFNAINIRDLFKVIIQMGAILTFGASCPIVKVGRIAGQFAKPRSSDMESNEQCELPSYRGDMINGMEFTPEAREHNPERMLQAYHQSAATLNLLRAFAQGGFADLNQVHKWNLSFVKNNDFGRKYEELASRITQALNFMEACGISPEHPSLKETEFYTSHEALVLHYEEPLCREDSLTGDWYDCSAHMLWIGERTRGLDEAHIEFLRGVKNPVGVKIGPNATKADIMGICDALNPNNISGRLNLIVRMGADKIKQNFPKLLESINQEGREIVWSCDPMHGNTIKANNGYKTRVFDSVLSEVKSFFEIHKACGSYAGGVHLEMTGADVTECVGGSQAITEEGLVCNYNTQCDPRLNATQAIEMAFLIAEMIKNR
- a CDS encoding SDR family NAD(P)-dependent oxidoreductase, which codes for MTAFITGASSGIGEAIARLFVAHSHRVIILARRQDKIKNLQKTLGESCQSIICDVSDTQYIQSALQNLPTPFQNIDVLVNNAGKALGLSSADKADICDWKEMVEVNILALIKLTHLILPQMVAQGYGHIINIGSIAGNYPYPGGNVYGASKAFVRQFSLNLRADLYDKNIRVTNIEPGLCGGSEFSQVRFKGDEAKAKSVYEDTTPLMPEDIAQSVLWVASLPQHININTLEIMPTTQAPAALNVYKNTNKGKK
- a CDS encoding S1-like domain-containing RNA-binding protein: MYQAKNKTSNAPNTIIMGRIQNLCISRLSPHGAYLTPSQPHIQEIIQNKAQSQIDKEYISHAKTNEDSVTQVLLPNKFLPSQSIIGDVLKVFVYTDSDDRPIATTQHPKAQRDDIAILKVVGHNAFGCFLDIGIDKDIFMPTKNPSHFALHQEVAVILTLDKQSRLIAKNVKSFLHKISHIPPHTQVKAFVFERTPLGFGCVVELVDSIQNDKNPTQRQYSQHSAQLQNLPEQTPPKYYGLLFTDAIPQNTKVEIGTYIDAYTQGYRDDNKLNLTLFVPHSDDIKSLILKSMPLHLDFSSSPEDIFATFHISKKLFKRFINELVREGQITFDKENGIFRRIK
- a CDS encoding DUF305 domain-containing protein, which produces MRILSCLFACMITCTLFAHNVMPVQNPDSTQMREILLQSIEDDNFNSGDNLDLNYLRTLMVYLQGAADTSTFFIKHSTHKKTLDIAQNITKSYKNEIATLTSLLPQIAEQKRLYSPKEATLFNNQNINNKTTLIETLDGLDLGRNISTNFVLMLTPYQQHIVSISKAILQYTQIEEIKAIAEQMLATHEQILQSLQALAPPTKK